Proteins from one Malaya genurostris strain Urasoe2022 chromosome 2, Malgen_1.1, whole genome shotgun sequence genomic window:
- the LOC131431692 gene encoding daxx-like protein → MDPASIIVLDSSDEESGEPKRRKLSRVTPKTINGGEHKLKVPPEPASNIKRIKPITIATNLSKTADNNNRASTNESFAIINYSDEWEKDLQKYQQIINDHERLRQQQQNLLKQQQQITQQQSVIKKKSSISSVVEEETNDRKTATPGSSSTADSHSTSRSEKKQKTSDVEKNPIGKEFAELLDACRKADASPEMEMLIQKKLVKYYECVHPDFINSKSFKKTLAAVTADVTAHPDLVYLKLASIVEELNIRRKSRNSVMTNENVTSTGNEKKDNQIRRLNRALYILKKRIAKLEEMEVDFEEDINSAYMMEERYKKRAFEIYEKICDITGESKHAHRIVRKPVHFDGTHYPEFNRTIQTFVNRTNTFPDFFDVLKCLQHCNSQYGYRMKRDEMTKIAQDAFIKIGKLLQKRRKTDLYETVSYYTGSDKDPAIADRKLLEKLEDNKKHYGKIGDLIDKFARVQDHDTDDELQAGAASSHNLKPSSSSSSSTPATVTTKTVPSSSLKKDDSRSESPSSTNSATKPTNSSAGGSRSSSIAEDRNTSRSNNNHKVEDSKPESDKSTAEVSPEDVDEEFDDEDDEEEDEMLIKENVKPDTFDDIEISDDEELIVPTS, encoded by the exons ATGGATCCGGCCTCGATTATCGTCCTGGATTCCTCGGACGAGGAG tcGGGAGAACCTAAGCGTCGAAAACTAAGTCGGGTGACACCAAAAACCATTAACGGTGGGGAACACAAACTGAAGGTTCCTCCAGAACCGGCCAGTAACATAAAGCGTATCAAGCCGATCACCATCGCAACCAACTTGAGTAAAACAGCGGACAACAACAATCGTGCGTCTACGAACGAAAGTTTCGCTATTATAAACTACTCGGATGAATGGGAAAAGGATCTTCAAAAGTATCAACAGATTATCAACGACCACGAGCGACTGAGACAGCAACAGCAGAACTTGTTGAAACAGCAACAGCAGATAACCCAACAGCAATCGGTTATTAAAAAGAAGTCATCAATTTCCTCGGTAGTAGAAGAAGAGACAAATGATCGTAAAACCGCAACACCTGGAAGCAGCAGCACTGCCGATTCGCATTCCACGAGTCGTTCGGAGAAAAAGCAAAAGACGAGTGATGTAGAGAAAAATCCAATTGGAAAGGAGTTCGCTGAGCTGCTGGATGCATGCCGAAAAGCTGATGCTTCTCCAGAAATGGAAATGCTCATTcagaaaaaattggtaaaatatTACGAGTGCGTTCATCcagatttcatcaattccaagaGCTTCAAAAAAACATTGGCTGCTGTAACGGCAGATGTAACAGCTCATCCCGATTTGGTGTACCTCAAACTAGCCAGCATCGTGGAAGAGTTGAATATACGTCGAAAGTCGCGAAATTCGGTAATGACAAACGAAAATGTCACCAGCACCGGTAACGAGAAAAAGGACAATCAGATTCGGAGACTGAACCGAGCgttatatattttgaaaaagcgAATTGCTAAACTGGAAGAAATGGAAGTAGATTTCGAGGAGGACATAAATTCCGCATACATGATGGAAGAGCGCTACAAGAAACGGGCATTTGAAATCTACGAAAAAATCTGTGATATCACTGGGGAGAGCAAACATGCACACCGAATCGTACGGAAGCCCGTCCATTTTGACGGTACCCACTATCCGGAGTTCAATCGCACCATCCAAACGTTCGTGAACAGAACAAACACATTTCCGGATTTTTTCGATGTGCTGAAATGCCTGCAGCATTGCAATAGTCAGTACGGTTATCGCATGAAGCGGGATGAGATGACAAAAATTGCACAGGATGCGTTCATCAAGATAGGTAAGCTACTGCAGAAGCGCCGGAAAACCGACCTTTACGAAACGGTGTCGTATTACACGGGTAGTGATAAGGATCCGGCGATAGCCGATcggaaattgctggaaaaactggaAGACAACAAAAAACATTACGGCAAGATCGGGGATCTTATTGACAA GTTCGCTCGTGTTCAGGATCATGACACAGATGACGAATTGCAGGCAGGTGCTGCGTCGAGCCATAATTTGAAGCCATCCAGTAGTAGTAGCAGTAGCACTCCAGCAACTGTCACAACAAAAACTGTTCCATCTAGTAGTTTGAAAAAGGATGATAGCCGATCCGAGTCTCCTTCCTCAACCAACAGTGCAACAAAACCAACAAACTCTTCTGCTGGTGGCAGTAGGAGCAGTTCAATTGCAGAAGATAGAAATACCAGCAGATCGAACAATAACCATAAGGTAGAAGATAGTAAGCCAGAGTCAGATAAAAGCACTGCGGAAGTGTCGCCGGAAGATGTGGATGAGGAGTTTGACGATGAAGATGACGAGGAAGAAGATGAAATGCTCATCAAGGAAAACGTTAAACCTGACACCTTTGATGACATCGAAATATCGGACGATGAAGAATTAATCGTACCAACTTCTTAG
- the LOC131431693 gene encoding small ribosomal subunit protein eS21 isoform X1, which translates to MENDAGEFVDLYCPRKCSSSNRIIHAKDHASIQINIVDVDPTSGRMLETSKVYAICGEIRRMGESDDCIVRLAKKDGLLTKNY; encoded by the exons ATGGAAAACGACGCTGGAGAATTCGTTGATTTGTACTGCCCGAGGAAATG CTCGTCCAGCAACCGAATCATTCATGCAAAGGATCATGCCTCCATTCAGATCAACATCGTTGATGTGGACCCTACGAGCGGCCGTATGCTGGAGACTTCCAAAGTTTACGCCATCTGCGGAGAAATTCGCCGGATGGGAGAATCCGACGATTGTATCGTACGTCTCGCCAAGAAAGATGGTTTGTTGACTAA aaATTATTAA
- the LOC131431693 gene encoding small ribosomal subunit protein eS21 isoform X2, translating into MENDAGEFVDLYCPRKCSSSNRIIHAKDHASIQINIVDVDPTSGRMLETSKVYAICGEIRRMGESDDCIVRLAKKDGLLTK; encoded by the exons ATGGAAAACGACGCTGGAGAATTCGTTGATTTGTACTGCCCGAGGAAATG CTCGTCCAGCAACCGAATCATTCATGCAAAGGATCATGCCTCCATTCAGATCAACATCGTTGATGTGGACCCTACGAGCGGCCGTATGCTGGAGACTTCCAAAGTTTACGCCATCTGCGGAGAAATTCGCCGGATGGGAGAATCCGACGATTGTATCGTACGTCTCGCCAAGAAAGATGGTTTGTTGACTAAGTGA